The Fulvivirga maritima genome segment AGAAGATTTTGTTAAAGACGCTAAGCTGAATTAATTAGAAAATGACTGAACACAGAGCCGCTTCACGCTACGCTAAGTCTTTACTGGAACTAGCAAAAGAACAAGGAGTTTTAGACCAGGTGCATGATGATATGCTTTCTTTTCATAAAATATGTGAAGAGAACCGCGAGTTTGCACTTATGCTGAAAAACCCTGTGATAAAAAATAATAAGAAACGGGCCATTTTGGAGAAAGTGTTTGAAGGAAAAGTAAATGAGCTGACCCTATCTATATTTAAGGTTATTTCCAGAAAAAACCGTGAAGCTTTATTACCTACTATAGCCAAAGAATTTCATGTTCAATATAACATTATAAATGGTATAGAGGTAGCCAGTGTAACTACAGCTGTAGCGCTAACACCAGAACTTAGAGCACAAATAGAAGAAATGGTTAAGAAAATTTCTTCTAAGCAAAAAGTAGATTTGGTAGAGAAGGTAGACCAGGAAATCATTGGAGGTTATATCCTTAAGGTAGGTGATCGTCAGATTGATGATTCGCTGAAGACAAAATTGAAATCATTAGAACACAAGTTCAGTCAAAATCCATATATCAAAGAATTTTAAATTAACAACATACAATGGCAGACGTAAGACCAGACGAAGTTTCAGCAATACTTAGAGAGCAGCTATCCGGAGCCAAAACCGAAGCCGAATTAGAGGAAGTTGGTACGGTACTAGAGGTTGGTGACGGTGTAGCACGTATCTATGGTTTATCAAAAGCTCAGTCAGGAGAGCTTCTTGAATTTGAAAATGGACTTAGAGCACTAGTGCTTAACCTTGAAGAGGATAATGTAGGTGCTGTAATTTTCGGAGAATCTAAAGGTATCAAAGAAGGTGATACTGTAAAAAGAACCGGCCGTATCGCCTCTATTAATGCAGGTGATGGCATGGTTGGCCGTGTGGTTGACACATTGGGTAATCCTATAGACGGAAAAGGCCCAATAGAGGGAGAAACTTACGAAATGCCATTGGAAAGAAAAGCTCCCGGTGTTATATACAGACAACCTGTAAACGAGCCTTTACAAACAGGTATTAAAGCTATTGACTCTATGATTCCTATCGGTAGAGGTCAAAGAGAGCTTATCATTGGTGATAGACAAACCGGTAAAACTGCCGTGGCTATTGATACTATCATCAACCAAAAAGAATTTTATGAAAGAGGAGAGCCTGTATTCTGTATTTATGTAGCAGTAGGTCAAAAGGCTTCTACTGTTGCTGGAGTAGTAGCTGCTTTAGAAAAAGCTGGTGCTATGGATTACAGTGTGGTAGTTTCTGCTTCTGCAGCTGATCCTGCTCCTATGCAGTTCTTTGCTCCATTTACTGGTGCTGCCATTGGTGAGTACTTCAGAGATACAGGTAGACCTGCTTTAGTAATATATGATGATTTATCTAAGCAAGCAGTAGCTTACCGTGAGGTATCTCTACTTCTTAGAAGACCTCCAGGTCGTGAAGCTTACCCTGGTGATGTATTCTACCTTCACTCAAGATTATTAGAGAGAGCTGCGAAGATTTCTCAAAATGATGAGATAGCGCAAGGAATGAATGATCTTCCTGAAAGCTTACAAGGGAAAGTAAAAGGTGGTGGTTCTCTTACTGCACTTCCTATTATTGAAACTCAGGCTGGTGACGTATCAGCATATATCCCTACTAACGTAATTTCTATTACTGACGGACAGATATTCTTGGAGACTAACTTGTTTAACTCTGGTATCAGACCGGCCATTAACGTAGGTATTTCTGTATCAAGGGTAGGAGGTTCTGCTCAGATTAAATCAATGAAGAAAGTAGCTGGTACGCTTAAGTTAGACCAGGCACAGTTCCGTGAGCTAGAAGCATTTGCTAAGTTCGGTTCTGATCTTGATGCTGCTACTAAGCTTACTATTGATAGAGGTAGAAGAAACCTTGAAATCCTTAAACAAGCTCAATATTCTCCTGTAGCGGTAGAAGAGCAAGTAGCTATTATATTTGTATCTACTAAAGGTATGATAGATGATGTACCTGTAGATAAAGTAAAGGCTTTTGAAAGAAGCTTTATTGATGTGCTAAGAAGTAAGCATCAGGATGCATTGGATTCACTAAGAGCTGGTAAGCTGGAAGACAGTGTTACTGAAGTATTGGCCTCTGTGGCCAAAGACTTATCTAAGCAATACAGTAAGTAATCATTTTCAGGGTGTGTATGCACCCTGGTAACTTAATTCGATAAATGGCGAATTTAAAAGAAGTAAAAGCGAGAATACAGTCTGTTAACTCTACTCAGCAGATCACTAAAGCCATGAAAATGGTGGCAGCGGCTAAGTTGAAGAGAGCTCAGGATAATATTTTACAAATGCGTCCTTATGCTCAGAAACTTTCTGGCATTTTGAAGAACTTATCATCACTTAATGATGGTGATAACAATTCAAGCAAATACTCTGAAGAGAGAGCTGAGGGCAATATACTTCTGATTGTAGTTACTTCAGATAAAGGGCTTTGCGGTGCATTTAACAGCTCTATATTTAAGGCTACTAACAGAGTAATAGAGGAGAAATATAAGAAGCAATTCGAAGCTGGAAGATTAACTATTTTGCCTATTGGTAAAAAAGCTTTGGAATTCTTCACTAAGCGTAATTATAATGTTATTAATGATTACTGGAATATGTTCTCTCCGGTATCATTTGAGAAAAGCTCTGAAGCGGCTCAGTTTGTAATGGATTCTTTTGTTGATGAAAAATTCGATAAAGTAGAAATCATTTATAATGAGTTTAAAAACGTGGCTACTCAGATTCTTAATGTAGAGCAATATCTTCCTGTAGAGCGTGCAGAAGAGGCTGAAGCTACTACTTATGGAGTAGACTATATCTTTGAGCCATCACAAGAGCAGATTGTAAAAGATTTAATACCTAAATCTTTGAAAGTTCAATTATATAAAGCCATTTTGGAATCTAATGCTTCTGAGCATGGAGCCAGAATGACAGCTATGGATCAGGCTACTGATAATGCTGGTGAGCTTCTTAAAGATCTTAGATTAACATACAATAGAACAAGACAAGCAGCTATTACTACCGAAATCCTGGAGATTGTGGCAGGAGCGGAAGCTTTAGGTGCTTAAAAGATAATTTTATTAATTTTGAAAGGCGAACCTCTTTGGTTCGCCTTTTTTGTTTAATCTCCAGCAGATACATATGAGAGGGATGGTGCGGCTGTATAAATATTTTAACCTACTTAGTTTAGATGTGGCCGTAGGGGCTGTTTCATGTTCACTATTTGTGAGCAAGATATTAGGCGTACGTATCCCTTGGCCAGTAACTCTTATTTTAGGATTAACCGTGTGGCTGATCTATACTTTTGATCACCTGGTAGATGCCCGTGGGTTAAAGCACAAGGCCAGTACACAACGTCATCGTTTCCATCAGAAATATTTTAAAGTGCTTACTATTGCTTGCGCGGGGGCTTTGATTGTTAATGCCTACTTGGTGTTTTTCCTTCCCTCTGAAACAGTGCTTTTTGGAATAGCCATTAGCTGTTTAGTAATGGTTTATTTTTTATTGTTACATTTTCTTAAGCTTAAATCAGTTTATCATAAAGAGTTAATGATAGCTGTTTTATATGCTGCTGGAATTATGGTGGGGCCGGTAAGCCTGTATCAAGGACAATTGGACTTACGAATAATCATCATTTTCATTCAGTTTGTTATGATTGCCCTTTCTAACCTCATTGTTTTTTCGCTTTATGAGAAAAGGTCAGATCAGATAGATAGCTTTCCTTCTATAGTGCAGTATTTAAATGAGAAAAATGTACGTATTGGTTTAAAGGTCTTTATTCTATTTCAATTGGCTTTGGCCGTTTTTATATCTCAAATCCCCACTTTGAAAAGCTTCGAATATACATTTATGTTCATGTTGATAATACTTGGCGCTCTTCCCTTTTTCAGATCTTCCTTTGAGAAAAATGAAAAATACCGCTGGGTGGGTGATGCTATCTTTCTGTTGCCTTTAATTACGCTGCTAATTGGCTTATGAAAGTAAATTTTAATCTGATTGCTCCAATATATGATTTACTATCCTCATTGGTGTATGGAAAAGAATTAATAAGAGCTCAGGTTGAGTTTTTAAATAAGATACCCAAAAAATCGAAGGTTTTGGTAATTGGAGGCGGAACGGGTAAATTTCTTGAGTCTCTAGATAAGCTAGGCAGGGCTATGGATTTGGTTTATTTGGAGGCCTCTTCTTCAATGTTAAAAAGAGCAAAGAGTAGAGCACCATTTGAGAATCTGTCAATAGACTTTCAATTAGGCACGCAAGAAGATATTAAAGGAGATTTTGATGTCATTATCACTTTTTTCTTTCTTGATCTTTTTACTGAAGCCAGCCTAAAAGTGATTAGCACCTCTTTGTATAAGCACTTAAAAAAGGAAGGGATATGGCTCTTCGCTGATTTCTGTAAAACTGAAACTTTTTGGCAACAGTGGCTTGTAAAAATAATGTACACCTTTTTTAGAGTAGTGAGTGGTATTGAAGCGAGCCATTTGTTAAACCTACCTCAGCACCTCAGTAATTTACCTCTTGCTCAGCTACAGCAGAAGCACTTTTTTCATGGTATGGTGGCTTCCTATGTTTTCAGAAAATCATAATCTATGGGAAATAAATAAGGG includes the following:
- the atpH gene encoding ATP synthase F1 subunit delta, whose amino-acid sequence is MTEHRAASRYAKSLLELAKEQGVLDQVHDDMLSFHKICEENREFALMLKNPVIKNNKKRAILEKVFEGKVNELTLSIFKVISRKNREALLPTIAKEFHVQYNIINGIEVASVTTAVALTPELRAQIEEMVKKISSKQKVDLVEKVDQEIIGGYILKVGDRQIDDSLKTKLKSLEHKFSQNPYIKEF
- the atpA gene encoding F0F1 ATP synthase subunit alpha; this encodes MADVRPDEVSAILREQLSGAKTEAELEEVGTVLEVGDGVARIYGLSKAQSGELLEFENGLRALVLNLEEDNVGAVIFGESKGIKEGDTVKRTGRIASINAGDGMVGRVVDTLGNPIDGKGPIEGETYEMPLERKAPGVIYRQPVNEPLQTGIKAIDSMIPIGRGQRELIIGDRQTGKTAVAIDTIINQKEFYERGEPVFCIYVAVGQKASTVAGVVAALEKAGAMDYSVVVSASAADPAPMQFFAPFTGAAIGEYFRDTGRPALVIYDDLSKQAVAYREVSLLLRRPPGREAYPGDVFYLHSRLLERAAKISQNDEIAQGMNDLPESLQGKVKGGGSLTALPIIETQAGDVSAYIPTNVISITDGQIFLETNLFNSGIRPAINVGISVSRVGGSAQIKSMKKVAGTLKLDQAQFRELEAFAKFGSDLDAATKLTIDRGRRNLEILKQAQYSPVAVEEQVAIIFVSTKGMIDDVPVDKVKAFERSFIDVLRSKHQDALDSLRAGKLEDSVTEVLASVAKDLSKQYSK
- the atpG gene encoding ATP synthase F1 subunit gamma, translated to MANLKEVKARIQSVNSTQQITKAMKMVAAAKLKRAQDNILQMRPYAQKLSGILKNLSSLNDGDNNSSKYSEERAEGNILLIVVTSDKGLCGAFNSSIFKATNRVIEEKYKKQFEAGRLTILPIGKKALEFFTKRNYNVINDYWNMFSPVSFEKSSEAAQFVMDSFVDEKFDKVEIIYNEFKNVATQILNVEQYLPVERAEEAEATTYGVDYIFEPSQEQIVKDLIPKSLKVQLYKAILESNASEHGARMTAMDQATDNAGELLKDLRLTYNRTRQAAITTEILEIVAGAEALGA
- a CDS encoding class I SAM-dependent methyltransferase encodes the protein MKVNFNLIAPIYDLLSSLVYGKELIRAQVEFLNKIPKKSKVLVIGGGTGKFLESLDKLGRAMDLVYLEASSSMLKRAKSRAPFENLSIDFQLGTQEDIKGDFDVIITFFFLDLFTEASLKVISTSLYKHLKKEGIWLFADFCKTETFWQQWLVKIMYTFFRVVSGIEASHLLNLPQHLSNLPLAQLQQKHFFHGMVASYVFRKS